The Coffea arabica cultivar ET-39 chromosome 8e, Coffea Arabica ET-39 HiFi, whole genome shotgun sequence genome window below encodes:
- the LOC113703629 gene encoding glycine dehydrogenase (decarboxylating), mitochondrial-like has protein sequence MDRARKLANRAILKRLVSQAKQRRGNGEANELLSAPSPFYRPSRFVSSLSPCSFQGQYQRTNVNPKKNAFLHSGIGQVRFVSVEALKPSDTFPRRHNSATPEEQIKMVENCGFPSLDSLIDATVPKSIRLDGMTFSKFDEGLTEAQMIDHMQKLASKNKVFKSYIGMGYYNTFVPPVILRNLLENPAWYTQYTPYQAEISQGRLESLLNYQTMIADLTGLPMSNASLLDEGTAAAEAMAMCNNIQKGKKKTFIIATNCHPQTIDVCKTRAEGFDLKLVVSDIKDIDYKSGDVCGVLIQYPGTEGEVVDYEGFVKNAHANGVKVVMASDLLALTVLKPPGEFDADIVVGSAQRFGVPMGYGGPHAAFLATSQEYKRMMPGRIIGVSVDSSGKPALRMAMQTREQHIRRDKATSNICTAQALLANMAAMYAVYHGPEGLKTIAHRVHGLAATFAAGLKKLGTAEVQDLPFFDTVKVKVADSCAIADLAYKNEINLRIVDKNTITVSFDETTTLEDVDKLFQVFSGGKPVAFTAATLAPEVQNKIPAGLLRESPFLTHPIFNSYHTEHELLRYLHRLQSKDLSLCHSMIPLGSCTMKLNATTEMMPVTWPSFANIHPFAPTGQAEGYQEMFKDLGELLCTITGFDSFSLQPNAGASGEYAGLMVIRAYHQSRGDHHRNVCIIPVSAHGTNPASAAMCGMKIVPVGTDSKGNINIEELRKAAEANKENLAALMVTYPSTHGVYEEGIDEICKIIHDNGGQVYMDGANMNAQVGLTSPGFIGADVCHLNLHKTFCIPHGGGGPGMGPIGVKKHLAPFLPSHPVVPTGGIPAPGKSQPLGSISAAPWGSALILPISYTYIAMMGSKGLTEASKIAILNANYMAKRLENYYPVLFRGVNGTVAHEFIIDLRGFKHTAGIEPEDVAKRLMDYGFHGPTMSWPVPGTLMVEPTESESKAELDRFCDALISIREEIAQIEKGKFDLHNNVLKSAPHPPSLLMADVWTKPYSREYAAFPASWLRTAKFWPTTERVDNVYGDRNLVCTLLPAAQVVEEEKAATA, from the exons ATGGACCGTGCAAGAAAGCTTGCCAACAGGGCCATTCTGAAACGGCTGGTTTCACAAGCAAAGCAGCGTAGAGGCAATGGAGAAGCCAATGAATTGTTGTCAGCTCCTTCACCATTTTATAGGCCTTCAAGGTTTGTTTCCTCGCTGTCTCCTTGTTCGTTCCAAGGTCAATATCAAAGGACTAATGTCAATCCGAAAAAGAATGCATTTTTGCATTCTGGGATTGGCCAAGTTCGATTTGTTTCTGTTGAGGCACTGAAACCAAGTGATACATTTCCACGCCGCCATAACTCTGCAACCCCTGAAGAACAAATCAAAATGGTTGAGAATTGTGGATTCCCCAGTCTTGATTCGCTTATTGACGCCACTGTGCCTAAATCTATCAGGCTTGATGGTATGACGTTTAGTAAGTTTGATGAGGGATTAACTGAGGCTCAAATGATTGATCACATGCAAAAGTTAGCATCTAAGAACAAAGTTTTTAAGTCATATATTGGAATGGGATACTATAATACCTTTGTTCCGCCTGTTATTTTGAGGAATCTCCTGGAAAATCCTGCTTGGTATACTCAGTATACTCCCTATCAGGCTGAGATTTCGCAGGGACGTCTTGAATCCCTGCTGAATTATCAGACCATGATTGCGGATCTTACTGGATTGCCTATGTCTAATGCATCTTTACTAGATGAAGGAACTGCTGCAGCTGAGGCTATGGCTATGTGTAATAACATccagaaaggaaaaaagaaaacttttatcattgctactaattgTCATCCGCAGACTATTGATGTTTGTAAGACTAGGGCTGAAGGTTTTGATCTCAAACTGGTTGTCTCCGATATTAAGGATATTGATTACAAGTCTGGGGATGTTTGTGGGGTTTTAATACAGTATCCTGGCACTGAGGGTGAGGTTGTGGATTATGAGGGGTTTGTTAAGAATGCTCATGCTAATGGTGTGAAGGTTGTCATGGCATCCGATCTTTTGGCTTTGACAGTGTTGAAGCCTCCTGGCGAATTTGATGCTGATATTGTTGTTGGCTCAGCTCAGAGGTTTGGTGTCCCAATGGGATATGGTGGTCCTCATGCAGCTTTCCTAGCTACGTCCCAAGAGTACAAGAGGATGATGCCTGGAAGAATTATTGGTGTCAGTGTGGATTCTTCTGGAAAACCAGCACTAAGAATGGCTATGCAGACAAGAGAGCAACACATCCGCAGGGACAAGGCTACCAGCAACATTTGTACAGCTCAG GCATTGCTTGCCAACATGGCTGCTATGTATGCTGTCTATCATGGACCTGAAGGGCTAAAAACAATTGCCCACAGGGTTCATGGTCTTGCTGCGACATTTGCTGCTGGACTGAAAAAACTTGGTACAGCAGAGGTGCAGGATCTACCCTTCTTTGACACAGTGAAGGTAAAGGTTGCGGATTCATGTGCAATTGCTGATCTGGCTTACAAGAATGAGATCAATTTGAGGATTGTGGACAAGAATACT ATTACTGTTTCTTTTGATGAAACAACAACTTTAGAAGATGTGGACAAACTGTTTCAAGTCTTTTCAGGTGGCAAGCCT GTGGCATTCACTGCTGCAACTCTTGCACCTGAGGTTCAGAATAAAATCCCTGCTGGGCTTTTAAGGGAGAGCCCATTCTTGACTCATCCTATCTTCAACTC GTATCACACAGAGCATGAATTGCTCAGATACCTTCATAGGCTACAATCAAAGGATCTTTCATTGTGCCATAGTATGATTCCTTTGGGATCTTGTACAATGAAACTGAACGCTACAACAGAAATGATGCCAGTGACTTGGCCTAGCTTTGCAAATATCCACCCTTTTGCCCCTACTGGACAGGCTGAGGGTTATCAG GAAATGTTCAAGGACTTGGGAGAACTTTTGTGCACAATAACTGGCTTTGACTCTTTCTCATTGCAACCTAATGCTGGTGCTTCTGGCGAGTATGCAGGGTTGATGGTTATTCGTGCATATCATCAG TCAAGAGGAGACCATCACCGAAATGTATGCATCATACCTGTATCAGCCCATGGAACCAACCCTGCAAGTGCTGCAATGTGTGGCATGAAAATTGTTCCCGTTGGAACTGATTCAAAGGGAAACATTAACATTGAAGAGTTACGCAAGGCTGCTGAAGCAAATAAGGAGAACCTAGCTGCTCTTATG GTTACATACCCTTCAACACATGGTGTTTACGAGGAAGGTATTGATGAGATCTGTAAGATTATTCATGACAACGGTGGTCAAGTTTACATGGATGGAGCCAACATGAATGCTCAG GTTGGTCTGACCAGTCCAGGTTTTATTGGTGCTGATGTGTGCCATCTGAATCTTCACAAAACCTTTTGCATCCCACATGGTGGAGGTGGTCCTGGCATGGGTCCAATTGGTGTGAAGAAACACCTGGCACCATTTCTGCCATCACATCCTGTG GTACCTACTGGAGGTATACCAGCCCCTGGAAAAAGCCAGCCCCTAGGTTCAATTTCTGCTGCACCCTGGGGCTCTGCACTCATTTTGCCAATTTCATACACATATATTGCTATGATGGGTTCTAAAGGACTTACAGAAGCATCAAAGATAGCCATCTTGAATGCAAACTACATGGCAAAGCGTCTTGAG AATTACTACCCTGTTCTTTTCCGTGGTGTCAATGGAACAGTTGCCCATGAGTTCATTATTGATTTGAGGGGCTTTAAG CACACTGCTGGAATAGAGCCTGAAGATGTTGCTAAACGTCTTATGGACTATGGGTTCCATGGACCAACAATGTCGTGGCCAGTTCCAGGCACTCTTATGGTTGAACCAACTGAAAGCGAAAGCAAG GCAGAGTTAGACAGATTTTGTGATGCCCTTATCTCAATAAGAGAAGAAATTGCCCAAATTGAGAAAGGAAAATTTGATTTGCACAACAATGTTCTCAAG TCTGCTCCCCATCCACCCTCCCTACTCATGGCTGATGTATGGACAAAACCTTACTCACGGGAATATGCTGCCTTCCCAGCTTCTTGGCTGAGGACTGCAAAATTCTGGCCAACGACAG AACGTGTTGATAATGTCTATGGTGATCGCAACCTTGTGTGCACCCTTCTTCCAGCAGCACAAGTTGTTGAGGAAGAGAAGGCTGCTACTGCTTAA
- the LOC113702753 gene encoding probable beta-1,3-galactosyltransferase 12, which yields MPRTHSHLPLSTSGEYSKTGKTKRPLQIPSRPRTPLPITVISALCVLIGVAGISLFLLAVLRPRPAPVFRCGRIQDTFRAFYSLSSAWRLGGGDSGVGNATGMERRKLLGFVGIQTGFSSADRREALRSTWLPSEPEGLLRLEQATGLAFRFVIGRSKDAKKMAELEKEIEKFQDFMIIDVEEEYFKLPYKTLAFFKAAFELFEADYFVKADDDIYLRPDRLATLLAKERTHKLSYIGCMKKGPVITDPKLKWYEKSGHLIGNEYFLHAYGPIYVLSAEVVASLAIARNNSLRMFSNEDVTIGSWMLAMNVDHEDNRAICDPRCTPTSIAVWDIPKCSGLCNPVTRMKELHNTSMCSKSPTLPPDDR from the exons ATGCCCCGTACACACTCTCACCTGCCACTCTCCACTTCCGGCGAGTACTCCAAGACCGGAAAGACTAAAAGGCCCCTCCAAATCCCATCCCGACCTCGGACTCCCCTACCCATTACCGTAATTTCAGCTCTTTGCGTCCTCATCGGCGTTGCCGGAATCAGCCTCTTTCTCCTCGCCGTCCTCCGCCCCAGGCCCGCTCCAGTCTTCCGCTGTGGCCGCATTCAGGACACTTTCAGGGCCTTCTATTCTCTTTCCAGCGCTTGGCGACTCGGAGGAGGAGACTCCGGCGTCGGAAATGCCACTGGCATGGAGCGGCGGAAGCTTCTTGGGTTCGTCGGAATTCAGACGGGGTTTTCCTCGGCAGATCGCCGGGAGGCCTTGAGGAGTACTTGGCTCCCTTCTGAGCCTGAGGGTCTTCTTAG ATTGGAGCAAGCTACTGGTTTGGCATTTAGATTTGTCATTGGACGATCAAAAGACGCAAAGAAGATGGCTGAGCTTGAGAAAGAGATTGAGAAGTTTCAGGATTTTATGATCATTGATGTGGAGGAAGAGTATTTCAAACTGCCATACAAAAC GTTAGCATTCTTCAAGGCTGCCTTTGAGTTATTTGAAGCTGACTATTTTGTCAAGGCTGATGATGATATATATCTTCGTCCGG ATCGACTTGCAACACTATTGGCTAAGGAGAGAACCCATAAACTCAGTTATATTGGCTGCATGAAGAAGGGACCTGTGATTACTGACCCAAAACTGAAGTG GTATGAGAAATCTGGACATCTAATTGGAAATGAATACTTCCTGCATGCTTACGGTCCTATCTATGTTCTTTCTGCAGAGGTGGTCGCATCCCTGGCAATTGCAAGAAATAACAG CTTGAGAATGTTTAGTAATGAGGATGTCACAATTGGCTCATGGATGCTTGCTATGAATGTTGACCATGAAGATAATAGAGCAATATGTGATCCTCGATGTACTCCAACATCAATCGCAGTTTGGGATATCCCAAAATGCTCAG GTCTCTGCAATCCAGTTACAAGGATGAAGGAGCTTCATAACACCAGCATGTGTTCTAAAAGTCCCACATTGCCACCTGATGATAGATAG
- the LOC113702818 gene encoding zinc transporter 4, chloroplastic: MSFIEDILPLIELKGITGKSRAFAGSFLQDLSQSMANTTCTSHDSELDSCRDEGTAFTLKMVAIAAILFAGVCGVAIPLVGKKRWFLGTDSNLFVAAKAFAGGVILATGFVHMLPDATSNLTDSCLPEIPWSKFPFSGFIAMMAALGTLLIEFIGTQYYERKQGKESQIVRVDSVDMESGIVPAENEGLNGKVFGEEEGGGMHIVGMHAHAAHHRHSHPQEQGACAGNKRSHSHGHSHSHEIDDGNEEGSKRHVVVSQVLELGIVSHSVIIGLSLGVSQSPCTIRPLIGALSFHQFFEGFALGGCISQAQFKTVHATIMACFFAITTPLGIAVGTGISTSYNPNSPRALIIEGIFDSISAGILVYMALVDLIAADFLSKRMSCNTRLQVASYIALFLGAGLMSLLALWA, encoded by the exons GATATATTGCCTTTGATTGAGTTGAAGGGAATTACCGGGAAGTCTCGGGCTTTTGCTG GCTCCTTTCTGCAGGACCTCTCTCAATCCATGGCAAACACGACCTGTACCAGTCATGATTCTGAATTGGACAGCTGCCGAGATGAGGGAACAGCATTCACCTTGAAAATGGTGGCGATTGCAGCAATCCTTTTTGCTGGGGTATGCGGTGTTGCAATACCCTTAGTTGGTAAGAAACGTTGGTTCCTTGGAACAGATTCCAACCTTTTTGTCGCAGCCAAGGCCTTTGCAGGTGGCGTCATTCTCGCTACAGGTTTTGTGCACATGTTGCCAGATGCCACGTCAAATTTGACTGACTCTTGTCTGCCTGAAATTCCATGGTCAAAATTTCCATTTTCTGGATTTATAGCAATGATGGCGGCATTGGGGACTCTTCTGATTGAGTTCATCGGAACCCAGTACTATGAGCGTAAACAAGGGAAAGAAAGCCAAATTGTGCGGGTTGATTCAGTGGACATGGAGTCAGGAATTGTTCCAGCAGAGAATGAAGGTTTGAATGGGAAAGTGTTTGGTGAAGAAGAAGGTGGTGGCATGCACATTGTGGGGATGCATGCACACGCAGCACATCATAGACATAGCCACCCTCAAGAGCAAGGAGCTTGTGCTGGAAATAAGAGGAGTCATTCACACGGTCATTCACATTCACATGAGATAGATGATGGGAATGAAGAAGGTAGTAAGAGGCATGTAGTTGTTTCACAG GTCTTGGAATTGGGGATAGTATCACACTCCGTGATCATTGGGCTCTCTCTTGGAGTGTCACAAAGTCCATGTACCATAAGACCCTTGATTGGGGCATTATCATTCCACCAGTTCTTTGAAGGGTTTGCTCTTGGAGGCTGCATCTCTCAGGCCCAGTTTAAAACCGTCCATGCTACCATAATGGCATGTTTTTTCGCCATCACAACCCCACTGGGGATTGCTGTGGGGACTGGGATTTCTACTAGTTACAATCCAAACAGTCCAAGAGCCTTGATCATTGAAGGCATCTTTGATTCTATATCTGCTGGCATTCTTGTTTACATGGCCTTAGTTGATCTAATTGCTGCTGACTTTTTGAGTAAGAGAATGAGCTGCAATACAAGACTTCAAGTGGCTTCTTATATTGCACTGTTTTTGGGTGCAGGGTTGATGTCCTTGCTTGCACTTTGGGCTTAA